The genomic region ACGGCGACGACGACAACGCCACGCTGACCAAGACGATCGGCCTCGGCCTGACCACCTGGTAGGCGTACCGCGCTCCTGGCCCGTCGCCGACCGGTTCCCGGCCGGCGGCGGGTCGACTACCGGGCGGCCACCGCGCGCACTGCGGCCTCGACGAGCGCCGTCACCTGGCCCATGTCACGAGCCCGGGGTACGTCCAACTCGGCCGACCACCCGGCCGGACCGCTGAGTGTCACAGTCACGTCGTCGCGGCGATGGGTCAACCAGCCGGCGAGCGCCTGGACCAGCACCATTGCCACGCCAGCGTCGCCGACCGCCACCAGCAGAACAGACGCCTCCTCCTCGGCGGCAGCGGTCACCGTCCCGTGCAGCCGGTCGTCGGCGCGCAACCAGGACGCCAGCGACCGCTGCGCGTCGGCCACCGGACGATCCGAGTGCAGCGCGAGTGTGAACGAATCCGGCAACGTCTCCTCCTCGGCAGCGGAGTGATCGGCACAGCCCCGTCACTCCCGCCATCCTGCCAGCCGGCCCGGACAGCGGCATCCCACGCAGTCACGGAAGTCGATCGGACCTTGACCACGGTATCGACGCTTCATAGGCTCCGGCCACTGCGAGGCTGTTCCCGAGAAGGGAAACACGAGACATGGCCCCATCGATGCGCCCGTTCCGGTCGGTCCCACCGAGGCGGCTCGCGAGCGCCGCCACCATCGCCCTCCTGCTCGGCATGACTCCCCTGCTCGGCGGCACACCGGCCGCGGGTGCCGGCGCCCGGCCCACCCCGTGCAGCAACGACCCGGGCGCGCGGTTGAGCACCGTGCCGGCCCCGGAGGCCGTGCTCGGTTTCCCCCTCGGCGTGGGCCAGGAGCGGGTCGTCACCAACGGCGAGGTCCGCAGCTACCTCGCGGCGGTGGACAACGCCTCGGACCGGGTTGTCACGGGCGTGATGGCCACAAGCGTGCTCGGGCAACCGCTGCCGTACGCGGTGGTGTCAAACGAACGCCACGTGCGGCCGGCCGCGCTGCGTGAGATCGCCGACGACGTACGCGACCTGCGGGATCCCCGCCGGACCAGCGCGCGCACGGCGGCCAAGACGGCGAAGGACAGCCCGGCCATCGTCTGGGTCACCGCCAACGTGCACGGCGGCGAGAAGAGCGGCACCGACGCCGCCCTCAAGACGCTGTACGAACTGGCCGCCGGCCTGTCCTGCGACGTTGCCGAGCGCAACGACAACCTGGTCACCATCATCGTGCCGACCCAGAACCCGGACGGCCGCGACGCGACCCGGCGGCAGAACGAGTTCGGCTTCGACATGAACCGGGACTGGTTCGCCCGCACCCAGCAGGAGACCGACGGCAAGCTCGAACTGCTGCGCCGCTACCCGCCGCAGGTGTTCATCGACGCCCACGAGATGGGTGGCAGGCAGTACTTCTTCCCGCCCAACGCCGACCCGATCCACCACGAGATCGCCGGGGAGGCCGTGGACTGGATCAACCGGATCGGCGAGGCCAACAAGGCCGGCTTCGGCTACAACGGCGCCTGCGACGACACCGTCACGACCGAGTGCTACTTCAACTACGCCACGTACGACATGTTCTTCATGGGCTACGGCGACACCGTGCCGACCACCGGCTTCGGCGCGGCCGGCATGACGTACGAGAAGGGCAGCGCTTCAGCTGTCGCCGACCGGGTGCAGCAGCAGTTCCACACCCAGTGGTCGACGCTCGGCTGGGCCGCCGCCAACAAGCGCGAGGTGCTCAGCGGCTACTTCGACATCTGGACCGACGCGCTGGCCCAGGGCAGGGCGGGAACGCTGGAGCCCAACGAGGTGGTACAGCCCACCAACGAGGTCCAGTTCCCGGTGCCGGACATCACGATCCGCTCGTACTTCCTGCTGCCCGACCGGCAGCTCGCCGATGTCCGGCAGCTCGTCGAACGGCTGCGCCGGATGGACGTCGAGGTCTACGAGGTGCAGAAGCCGACCCGCGTGCCGAACGCCCGGATCTTCGGCGGCCGGAGCGCCACCAACGTGACAGTGCCCCAGGGGGCGTACTGGATCCCGATGGACCAGCCGCAGAAACACTGGATCCAGGCGATCATGGGCGAGGACCCGTACGTGCCGTTCCCGTACTTCTACGACGTCTCCTCCTGGAGCAACCCGCTGCTGATGGGCGTGTCCACCCTCTACACCGGCGACAACGTACGGCCCAAAGCGCAGCTCGTCCGCAAGGTCTCCGGCGGCCGGACCGGGCTCGCGTGGCCGTGGGGCTCGTACACGTACAAGCTGGACTCGGCTGCCGCCGCCGAGTTCACCTTCACCCTGCTCGACCGCGGCGTACCCCTCGTGCGGGACCTGACGACGAACACAGTGGCCATCGCGGCGTCGAAGGTGAGCCGGAGCGTCGACGAGCTGGCCCGGTCGCTCGGTGTCACAGTGGCTCCGGCCGGACGGCCCACCGGCACCCGGCTCACACTGCCCGACGTCGGGCTGTTCCAGGGCACCGGCATCTCCACCACGTCCGGTTCGCACGGCGAGGCCCGGTACGTTCTCGGCAAGCGGTGGGGCCTCGACCTGAAGCCGGTCACCACCGCCGACATCAACGACAACACCGAGGCGTTCACCGGCCGTACCGTGCTGCTGGTGCCCGACGGCAGCAGCGCCACCGGCGGGCTCACCGCGACCGGGCAGGCGAACCTGCGCGACTGGATCGCGCAGGGCCACACCTACATCGGGCTGCGCAACGAGGGCACACGGATGGCCCGCGCGGCCGGGCTCACGTCCACGACCGAAAAGCCCAAGCCTGCCGACTACCTGGTGATCGGCTCGCACCTGCGGGTCGACGTCGACCGCGACAGCCCTGTCGCCCTGGGCCGTCCCGCCGAGGACTTCGAGTTCAACAACAGCGACCCGATCCTCAACCCCAGCACCACCGGAACGAACGTGCTCACCTATCCGACGGGCGACACGTTCTGGGCCAACGGCTACACAGTGGGCGCGGACACGCTCAAGGGCACGGCAGCCGTCGTCGACGAACCGACCGGCGCGGGTCGGGCAGTGCTGTTCGCGTTCAACCCGCTCTTCCGGGCGTACAACGAAAATGGTCTGCACCTGGTGGCCAACGCGCTGCTCTACCCGGCGGGCGCGACCACGCCGGACGCCCGGCGCTCGGCCGGGGTCGACCCGGCACGGGCCAACGCCGCCGCCGCGCCCGTCGCGGCGGACCTGGGCGGCGGGTGGCGGCCCATCACCATCCAGGTCGCGGCGGCGGACCTGCCGCGCGCCCAGGCGATCGTCGAACGCTTCACCACCGACGCGACGGCGTCCGCGAAGAACGGCTCGGTGTACGTCGTGATCCCGAACCCGGAGGGACGCCAAGTCGACGAACACCCGTTCCTCGCCGACCTGGTACGCGCCCTGCGCGACGCCCAGGTGCCGCTGCGATCCGTGGTGGGCTGACCGGACCGGCACCGCGAAGCGCCCGTCCCCCTCGCGGCTTGGGGGCGGGCGCCTCTGCGCGTTCTGGGGCGATCTGGGGGTCGTCGTCGCGTGGTGCGGAGGATCTGGCGGGGTCTACGACGCCGGGCGACCTCGGTGACGCAGGTCTGCCAGGAGGCCAGCGCTGGCCCTCGCGGATCCTCGGAGTCCCACACACCGACGATGTGTGCCATCGCCTGGCCCCGCTCGCCGTCTTCGCCACCTACCGGTCCGACCGCGCGGCCCTGCTCACCCGCGAAGCCTCGCCTTTCACCACGGATCGACTCGACCGCGCGACCCTGCTCGCCCACCTGAGGACGCTTCAGGACAAGCCGCCAGCAACCTGACCGCCCCGCCGGCCGACCTAATCGAACGCTTCACCCGCTGGGCGTCCGCCCGCCAGTTCCCCACACTCCCTCAACGGCAGCGCCAACTCCGAGGATCTTGGACAGTTTCCGTTAGCAAGTAACGGAAACTGTCCAAGATCTTGAGCCCAGCGGCACGACGGCGGACCAGCGAACCGGCAGCAGGGCGGCGGACCGGCGGACCGGCACGAGGGCGGCGGGCCGACGGACCGGCACGAGGGCGGCGGATCGGCGGACCGGCACGACGGCACGGCGGCCGGCGGCACGGCAGCCCGGCGGCACGGCGGGCGGCAGCACGGCGGGCGGCAGCACGGCGAATGACGGGAACTGTCCAAGATCTGGTGGCGTGGAGACGGCCCGCCGGCGAAAGCTGTCGGGATGCTGCCTGCCGATGACGCCGACGCACTCGACTGGCTCGCCTTCGAGCAGGCGGGCGTCCTGACGACCGCGCAGGTCTCCGGGCTGCTGAGCGAGGGGAAGGTGCGGGGCCGGATTCGCTCCGGCCGGTGGCGGTCGGTCTGCCGGGGGATCCTGTTGACCGGCAACGGCCGACTGACCCGCGATCAACAGCTTTGGGTGGCGGTGCTGGCTGCCGGGCCGGAGGCGGTGCTGGCTGGGGTGACCGCCGCCGCGGAAGGCGGGGTACGGGGACTGCGGCGGGAGCCACTGCATGTGCTGGTGCCGGCAGACCGCCGTGCCGCGCGAACCACCTTGCGTCGACTTCCGATCGACATGCCGGCGGTGCTGGTGCATCGCACGTCGGTGCTGCCGGAGTCTCATCGTCAACTCGCCCGTCCACCGCGTACCACGACGGCCAGAGCGCTTGTGGACGCGGCGGGCTGGGCGGCCGGCGTGGATGAGGCGCAGGCGGTGCTGGCCGCCGGCTGCCAGCAGCGCCGGGTGCTGCCCGAGGAGTTGCGGGCGGTGCTCGACGTCCTCCCTCGGGCGCCTCGCCGGCGGCTGATCGGGCAGGCCGTCAGCGACATCGCGGGCGGCGCGCAGGCGCTCTCCGAGATCGATTTCCTGCGGCTGTGCCGCCGACACCGCCTACCCACCCCAGACCTTCAAGAACATCGCGTTGACGAGGCGGGCCGTAACCGCTGGCTGGACGCGTACTGGCGAGAATGGCGGGTGCAGGTTGAAGTCGACGGTGCGCACCACATGGACGCCCGGCATTGGGCGGCTGACATGCGCCGGCAGAACGACGTCTGGACCAGCGGCGATCGGATCCTGCGCTTCCCGGCCTGGCTGGTCCGCGCCCGCCCCGACGAGGTCGCCGCGACGGTCCGCCGCGCCCTCATGGCCGCCGGTTGGACTCCGACCCCACGTCGCCGCGACCCGGCACACGAGTAGATCTTGGACAGTTTCCGTTACCAGCTGACGGAAACTGTCCAAGATCTGCAATCGACGGACGGTTTCAGCGGTCTACCGGCCGTCGCCGCTGTCGGTAGCGGCCGAGGTGAGGGCGGCGCGGACCCGACGGCTCGCCGCCGACCCGCAGGCGGCGGCGAGCTGGGTCGACCACGCCCGCCGTCCGGCAGATCGACTGACGGCGCGTCCGGCTGGCCCGAGGATCGGGCCAGCCGGACGGCGCGGCGTCAGCCCGTCAGCACAGCGCCAGCCCGTCGGGGCAGCTCCAGTCCGACGGCACGGCGCCAGCCCGACGGCACAGCGCCAGCGCGCCAGCCCGACGGCACGACGCCAGCCCGTCGGGGCAGCTCCAGTCCGACGGCACGACGCCAGCCCGACGGCACGACGCCAGCCCGTCGGGGCAGCTCCAGTCCGACGGCACGACGCCAGCCCGACGGCACGACGCCAGCCCGACGGCGCAGCGTCAGCCGCTCGCGCAGACGGTGCCGTTCAGGCTGAACGCTGTGGGCAGTACGTTCGGGCCGCTGTACGCGCCGACGAAGCCGGCACTCACGCTGGCCCCGGCGGCGATCTGCCGGTTGTCGTCGGTCGGGGTGACCCGCACGGCCGTGCCGACCTGCTCCCAGGTGGCGCTCCAGCCGCTGCTCACCTGCTGCCAGCCGGTCGGCCAGGTCCAGGTGAGCGTCCAGCCGGTGATCGGCTTCGTCCCGTTGTTGGTGATCTCGACCCCCCCGATGTAACCGTTGCCCCAGTCGTTGTTCGTGGTGAAGCGGACCGTGCAGGCGCTCGTCGTCGGGCTGCCGGTGGCGAAGGTGAGTGGCGGTGACGACCACGAGACCCGTCCGGCGGTGTCCCGGGCCAGCACATTTACCGTGTACCTGCTGCCCGGCACCAGGTTGCCGACAGTGAACGAGGTGCCCGCCGTCTCGCCGAGCTGCTCGCTGACGGCACCGTTCTGCCGGTACACCTCGTACTTGGCGATCGGGCTGCCGCCGGGCGTGGCCGCCGGCCAGGTGATCGTCGCGGCGCGGTCGGTGATGCCACTGGCGGTGGGTTGGCCCGGCGCTGACGGCCGTCCGGCGGTCGCGCCGGCCGGGCGCAGCACAAGCGTGGTCAGGGAGTACGCGGGCAGCGTCCGACTGGTCGCGGAACCGGACTGGCTGGTGGTGATGCCCGTCGCCCCGTTGGTGAGTATGGACACCGTCGGCGCGGCGGTCGACGGGGTGAATCCGGCGTAGTCGATGGTGACCGTGTGCGCGGCGTCCGGGTCCTTGTTGATCAGCAGCACGGCGAGGTCTCCGTTGGCGCGGCGGACCGCGTGCGCGCTGACGAGCGACTCGTCCGTGCCGGCCCTGACGAACTGGTCGCCTGTCTTCGCGAACAGCTTCATCATTGTCAGCCCGTGGTACGGCGCGAACGGCGTGTTCAGCGGCGGTTCACACACCGAGCCGTCTTCGGTGCAGGCGCCGCTGGACAGGAGCCCGAAGTCGCCGTAGTCGGTCTGGCCGGCCACTTCCGACACCGTGCCGATGCCGTTGTGCACGTTCCACCACTGGACGGTGAAGACACCGCTGGACAGCAGCCCGCTGTAGACGTCGGCAAGGAACAGCGCGGCCGGCTGGGTGGTGCGGCCCGCGTCGACGTTCAACTCGGTGAAGCTGATGCCGATGCGCCCGGCGTTCGGGCCTGCGTACCGGGCAAGCTGCTCGCGGAGCAGGTACGTCGCGTCGGGAAGGTGGCTGGTCCGGGCCAACGACTCCGCGGCCGTGCCTCCCGGGTACCAGTGCACGTCCACGAAGTCGATCTTCGGGCCGGCGATGGAGAGCACCGTCTGGTTCCAGGGCCCGGGGTCGCTGCCTGCGGTGATCCCGTCCGGCCAGTTGCCCGGCATCGTCAGCACCGCACCGACCTTGATGGTCGGGTCGACCGCCTTCATCGCGTCGGCGTACTCGACGACCAGGCGCGCGTACTGACTCGCGCTCTTGTCCGGGTGGTCGTCGGCCTCCCACGCCGACCCGTAGTGCCCGTTGCCGTAGTTCTCGTTGCCTACGGTCCAGTACCGCGCGCCGTAGCCCTTTGTCACGTTGGCGTACCGCACCCAGTCGGCGGCCTCGGCAGGCGTGCCGGTGCCGTAGTTCGCGATGATCATCGGCTGCGCGCCGGCCCGCTTGACCGCCGCCATGAACGTGTCGAAGTCGGTGTTCGGCGCCACGTACCCGCCGGGGGCGGTGTGGTCCTTCCAGTGGTAGATGTCGGCGTACGAGCCGCCGGGGTAGCGCATCATCTGCACACCGGCGTCGCGCAACAGGTCGGTCGTCTCGGCCGTACCCAGGTTCTGGTCCCAGATGGCGTGGTTGACACCCAGTGCCGTGTCGGGCACGGTGGCCAGCCCCGCGCGGGCGTTCACGGTGACGGCGACCGGGTCGGCCGCCGCGCTGGCGGTGGAGGCTGTGATGCCGGAGAGCGCTCCCGCGGCGAGCACCAGGCTCACCAGGAGTGCCGTGCGGGCTTTCGGTTTACGCATGGGCGGAGTTCCTTCGCGGAGACAGAACAGTGAGTCGCCCCGCCGGTCAGGGTGCGGCGCGGCGGGCGGACCCGTGGACGGATGGCTCCCGGCGCTCCATCGCTCGTGTCACCGTCCCCCGGGACCTGTGCTGGTCCCGGCTGCCCATGGACGGCGGTCAGCCCCGCGCGCGCGGCTCATCGACGGCCAAGAATGTCACGGCCGAATCGACGATCTCAAGGGGTACGCGGCTGCCAGCCTCGCCTCGACTGACGTACGACGATCAGGCTCCTGGCGGGCGGGGTGGCCGGGTGCTGTCACGGATGACGAGCTCGGTGGCGAGTTCGATGCGCGGGCTCTCGGTCTTCTCGCCGCTGGCGAGCCGCAGGACGGTCCGTGCGGCCAGCATGCCCATCTCGGCCAGGGGCTGGCGGATCGTCGTCAGCGGCGGGGAGCACCAGCGGACCTCCGGCAGGTCGTCGAAGCCGACCACGCTGATGTCGTCGGGCACCCGCAGGCCCCGTTTACGGACGGCCTCGTAGACGCCGAGGGCCATCTGGTCGCTGGAGGCGAAGATGGCGGTGGGCGGGTCGGGCAGTGCCAGCAGGTGCGTACCGGAGGTGAAGCCGGCCTCGTGATAGAAGTTGCCAGGTCGGATGAGGGCCTCGTCGACGGGGATGCCGGCGGCACCGAGCGCGGCGCGGTAGCCGTCCATCCGGGCCCGGCTGCACATCAGGTGCGGTGGTCCGGCGATGAAGCCGATCCGGCGGTGGCCGAGGCCGATCAGGTACTGGGTGGCGCTCAGACTGCCCGCCCAGTTGGTGGCGCCGATGGTGGGTGACTCCTGCGGGTCGACACCGGCGGGGTCGATGATGACCACCGGGAGGTGCAGCCGGCGCAGTTCGGCCTGCAACGGCGGGTTCACCATCGAGGTCACGAAGATGACCCCCTCGGTGGACCGGGTACGCATGTTGTCCAGCCATTGTTTGGCCGACGTGATGCGCCAGTGGATGGCGGAGACGACGGTGCCGACGCCGCTGCTCAGGGCCACGTCCTCCACCCCACGGATGATCTCCACTGCCCAGGGGCTGTCGAGGTCGTTGAAGACCAGGTCGATGAGCGCGGCGTCGGTCCGCCGGGCCTGCGTACGGCGTCGGTAGCCGTGGTGGTTGAGCAGCGCCTCGACGCGTTCCCGAGTCCCGGGTGCGACGTCGGAGCGGCCGTTGATGACCCGGGAGACCGTGGGCACGGAGACACCGGCCAGACGTGCGATCATGGCGATTGTGACATTTCGGCCGTTGTCGGAGCCCACGGTCCCCTTCTTCCTCTGACGGGACGGTTCAGATCGGTCGGCGGTTCGCGGTCACCCCTTGACGCTGCCGGTCAGGCCGCCGATGAGCTGCCGTTCGGCCACGGCGTAGAAGCCCAGTGCCGGAAGCATGGACAGGACGACGTAGGCGAGCACCCGGGCGGTGTCGTCGGCGTACTGGCCCTGGAACGCCTGGACCCCGACGGGCAGGGTCCACCAACTCTGGTCGCTGAAGACGACCAGCGGCAGCATGAAGTTGTTCCAGCTGGTCACGATCGCCAGCACGGAGACGGTGGCCAGGGCGGGACGGGCCATCGGCAGCAGGACCCGCCAGAAGAAACCGAAGGCGCTGCACCCGTCGAGGACGGCTGCCTCCTCGACCTCGGCCGGGATGGTCCGGAAGAACTGGCGCAGGATGATGATGGTGATCGGCAGCCCGAAGGCGGCCTGGGGCAGGATGACACCGAGCGGGTTGTCCAGCAGGCCGACGCTACGCAACAGCACGAACAGCGGCAGGATGGCCACCGCGAACGGGAACATGAGGCCGATCGCGAACAACGTCACCAGGAACTCGCGGCCCCGGAAGGCGTAGCGCGCGAAGACGAACGCGGCCATCGCCGCCGAGCCGACGACGATCAGGGTGCTGCTCACGGCGATGAGCAGACTGTTGCCGAGCTGCCGCCAGAACACCCCGTTGCCCAGGATTTCCAGGTAGTTCGGCACCCACGGGTCGGGCCAGCCCAGCGGGTTGCTGGACAACTGGCCGTTGTCCTTGAAACCGCCGAGCACGCCGAAATACACCGGCACGACGATGAGCACGCCGACGGCGATGCAGACGAGGTGCAGCACGACGCTGCGGGTCCGCTGGGCGCGGCTCGCCATGGCGGTCATCGCTGGCCTCCCTGGGTGGTGATCGCGCCCGCCGTGTCACGACGCAGGACGATGCGTTGGTAGAACAGGGCGAAGACGAGGCTCAGCAGGAACATCGTGATGCTGATGGCACTCGCGTAGCCGACCTCGAAGCGCCGGAAGCCGAACTGGTACATCGTGACGGCCAGCGTCTCCGAGGAGTGGATCGGCCCGCCGCCGGTGAGCACCCACACCATGTCGAACAGTTGGATGGTGCCGATGACCGACAGGAAGATGCTGATGCGGATCGTCGGGCCGAGCAGGGGCAGGGTGACATGCCGGAACGCCTGCCAGGCGCTGGCGCCGTCGGTCACCGCCGCCTCGTGCAGCTCCTTCGGGATGCCCTGCCGGGCTGCCAGGAAGAGCATCATGTAGAGGCCGAAGTACTTCCAGGACACCACCATGAAGACGGCGTACAGCACGGTGTCCGGGTCGGCGAAGATGGTGCCCGCGTCGGCCCCCAGCCACCGGGCGACGCCCTCCCCGAGCCCTCGGTTGGGTGAGAACACCAGGGTGAACAGGACGGCTGTGGTGACCTCGGAGAGGACGTACGGTGCGAAGAGGATCAGCCGGTAGACGGCCCGCCCCCGAAGTGGCTGGTTGAGCAGCATGGCCAGGGCCAGCGCAACAGGAAGCTGCACGCCCAGGGACAGCACCACCAGCACCAGGCCACGCCACAGGTCGCCGCGGAACGTCGGGTCGCCGAAGGCGCGGGTGTAGTTGTCCAACCCGATGAAGTTCTCCGGCAGGCCAAAGCCGTTCCACTTGAAGAAACTGGCGTAGCCGGCCACCACGATGGGGGCGAGGACCAGCAGTACGAACAGCGCCAGGGCCGGCGCCAGGAAAACAGCGAGGACGGTGCCCCGGCCGGGCCGGGGCTGGCGGTCGCGCTTTCGCGCGGTGCCCGGCCCCGACGCCGGCGGGTCGGTCGCCGTGTCGCCGCGCCTGTCGTCCGACACGGTCGATGGCCTGGTCATGCCTGCTCCACTCGGGTTCTACGGCCAGCTACGGATGGATGGGTGGTCACGATCAGACGGTCTTTGCCACCTGCGTGATGTCCTTGACGATCGCCGCCGGCGACTTCTTGCCGGCGATGATCTCCGCGACGCTGTCGTTGATCTGCTGTCCGAGTGCGGGCGCGTACGCCTGGTCGAGGTAGAGCTGGAAGCCGGTGTTCTTGGACAGGGCCTCCGCGACGACCTTGTTGTTGGCGTCGCTGACGGCCGAGGTGGCGTCCTTGACCGTGGGCAGCACGGCTCCGGTCTGGGCGGACCGCTTCTGGTTCTCGACGCTGAGCAGGAACTTCAGGAAGTCGATGGTGGCCGCCGGAGCGTCCTTGCCGACCGCGAAGCCGTTGCCGCCGCCGAAGACCTCGGTCGCGGCGCCCTTGCCGCCGTCCACGGCGGGGAACGGGAAGAAGCCGAGCTTGTCGCCGAGACCCTTCTTGCTGGTGGAGCTGGACCCCTGCACCGCCGGCGCCCACTGCCCCATCAGCTCCATGCCGGCATTGCCGTTGCCCATGGTGGCGGCCTGGCCGTCGGGCGAGCCGTACTCGGCGCCCAGGAAGCCCTTCTGGAACGGCTGCAGGTCGACGAGTTCCTTGAGCCGCTCACCGGCGGCGACCAGGTCGGGGGTGTCGAAGTTCTTGCTGTCCACGGCCTTCTGCAGCGCGTCGACACCACCGATGCGCATGGCCAGGTACGACCAGTAGAAGTGGGCCGGCCACTTGTCCTTGCCGGCGAGCGCGACCGGGGTGATGCCTGCGGCCTTGAGCTTGCGGACCGCGTCGAGCACGCCGTTCCAGGTGGTGGGGGTCTCGGTGATGCCGGCGCGGGTGAAGAGTTCCTTGTTGTACCAGAACCCGACCATGCCGATGTCGAACGGGATGCCGTAGATCTTGCCGTCGATCGTGTACGGCTGCATGGCGGCGGGCAGGATGCCGCTGACCAGGTCCTTCACGTCGTCGGTGAGGTCCTTGACCAGGCCCGCGTCCACCTGCTGCTTGAGCACGCCGCCACCCCAGGACTGGAACAGGTCCGGCGGGTCGCCGGCCTGGGTGGCGGTGGTGAGCTTGGCCTTGAACGCCTCGTTCTCCAGGGGCTGGATGGTGAACGTGACGTTGCTGTGCGCGGCCTTGTACTCCTCGGACAGCGCGGCCCACACGGGCAGCATCGGTTCGGTGTTCTGGATGTGCCACCAGTTGATGGTCTGCGGGGCGTTCGGGTCGCTCGACGCTTCGTCGCCGCTGCACGCGCTGAGCAGGTAGGCACCGGCGCCGGCACCGGCGAGGCCGAGCAGCGTTCGGCGGGTGAGGTGGGTGGTCATGATCCATCCCTTCGGGACTCACTGAGGGTGCGGAAACGCCGGCCAGGCCGGCACGGTTCAGGCCTGGATCTCCGGAACTTTCAATGCTTCTTCGGTGTTACCGATCGATGGCCGGCACGCTACGAGCTGTTTCGGCGGCGGTCAAGACCCCTGTCCAGCCGGGAAAAGACCGACTAACGTAGTGAAGACTTCCTATGGCTTGGTACCGCATAATTTCCGGAAGTTCATAAACCCGCACAGAGGAGCCCTCGTGTCGATCGACACCGCTGACGTGGCGACCGCTGCCTGGTCGATCCGCAACCCCGTCCTCGCCGGGTTCCACCCGGATCCGTCGATCCTGCGCGTCGGCGACGACTTCTACCTGGCCACCTCGACCTTCGAGTGGTATCCGGGAGTCCGCGTGCACCACTCGCGCGACCTCGTCAACTGGCGCACCCTGGGCGGGATCATCACCGACCGCCGCCTGCTCGACCTGCGTGGCTGCGGCGACTCCAACGGTGTGTGGGCGCCCGACCTGACGTACCACGACGGCGAGTTTCACCTCGTTTACAGCGACGTGGCCAGCTTCGCCAGCGGCTACTGGGACCCCCAGAACTTCCTGGTGACCGCGCCCGACATCGCCGGACCCTGGTCGGATCCGGTGAAACTGCACGGCCGTGGGTTCGACGCCGCGCTGTTCCACGACGACGACGGCACCACGTGGCTGCTGAGCATGAGCGCCGACTGGCGACCCGGCCGGGACCGCTTCGGCGGCATCGAGATCCAGCAGTACGACCGGGCCACGCGCCGTCTCGTCGGGC from Micromonospora profundi harbors:
- a CDS encoding effector-associated constant component EACC1 — its product is MPDSFTLALHSDRPVADAQRSLASWLRADDRLHGTVTAAAEEEASVLLVAVGDAGVAMVLVQALAGWLTHRRDDVTVTLSGPAGWSAELDVPRARDMGQVTALVEAAVRAVAAR
- a CDS encoding M14 family zinc carboxypeptidase translates to MAPSMRPFRSVPPRRLASAATIALLLGMTPLLGGTPAAGAGARPTPCSNDPGARLSTVPAPEAVLGFPLGVGQERVVTNGEVRSYLAAVDNASDRVVTGVMATSVLGQPLPYAVVSNERHVRPAALREIADDVRDLRDPRRTSARTAAKTAKDSPAIVWVTANVHGGEKSGTDAALKTLYELAAGLSCDVAERNDNLVTIIVPTQNPDGRDATRRQNEFGFDMNRDWFARTQQETDGKLELLRRYPPQVFIDAHEMGGRQYFFPPNADPIHHEIAGEAVDWINRIGEANKAGFGYNGACDDTVTTECYFNYATYDMFFMGYGDTVPTTGFGAAGMTYEKGSASAVADRVQQQFHTQWSTLGWAAANKREVLSGYFDIWTDALAQGRAGTLEPNEVVQPTNEVQFPVPDITIRSYFLLPDRQLADVRQLVERLRRMDVEVYEVQKPTRVPNARIFGGRSATNVTVPQGAYWIPMDQPQKHWIQAIMGEDPYVPFPYFYDVSSWSNPLLMGVSTLYTGDNVRPKAQLVRKVSGGRTGLAWPWGSYTYKLDSAAAAEFTFTLLDRGVPLVRDLTTNTVAIAASKVSRSVDELARSLGVTVAPAGRPTGTRLTLPDVGLFQGTGISTTSGSHGEARYVLGKRWGLDLKPVTTADINDNTEAFTGRTVLLVPDGSSATGGLTATGQANLRDWIAQGHTYIGLRNEGTRMARAAGLTSTTEKPKPADYLVIGSHLRVDVDRDSPVALGRPAEDFEFNNSDPILNPSTTGTNVLTYPTGDTFWANGYTVGADTLKGTAAVVDEPTGAGRAVLFAFNPLFRAYNENGLHLVANALLYPAGATTPDARRSAGVDPARANAAAAPVAADLGGGWRPITIQVAAADLPRAQAIVERFTTDATASAKNGSVYVVIPNPEGRQVDEHPFLADLVRALRDAQVPLRSVVG
- a CDS encoding endonuclease domain-containing protein — its product is MLPADDADALDWLAFEQAGVLTTAQVSGLLSEGKVRGRIRSGRWRSVCRGILLTGNGRLTRDQQLWVAVLAAGPEAVLAGVTAAAEGGVRGLRREPLHVLVPADRRAARTTLRRLPIDMPAVLVHRTSVLPESHRQLARPPRTTTARALVDAAGWAAGVDEAQAVLAAGCQQRRVLPEELRAVLDVLPRAPRRRLIGQAVSDIAGGAQALSEIDFLRLCRRHRLPTPDLQEHRVDEAGRNRWLDAYWREWRVQVEVDGAHHMDARHWAADMRRQNDVWTSGDRILRFPAWLVRARPDEVAATVRRALMAAGWTPTPRRRDPAHE
- a CDS encoding cellulose binding domain-containing protein, with translation MRKPKARTALLVSLVLAAGALSGITASTASAAADPVAVTVNARAGLATVPDTALGVNHAIWDQNLGTAETTDLLRDAGVQMMRYPGGSYADIYHWKDHTAPGGYVAPNTDFDTFMAAVKRAGAQPMIIANYGTGTPAEAADWVRYANVTKGYGARYWTVGNENYGNGHYGSAWEADDHPDKSASQYARLVVEYADAMKAVDPTIKVGAVLTMPGNWPDGITAGSDPGPWNQTVLSIAGPKIDFVDVHWYPGGTAAESLARTSHLPDATYLLREQLARYAGPNAGRIGISFTELNVDAGRTTQPAALFLADVYSGLLSSGVFTVQWWNVHNGIGTVSEVAGQTDYGDFGLLSSGACTEDGSVCEPPLNTPFAPYHGLTMMKLFAKTGDQFVRAGTDESLVSAHAVRRANGDLAVLLINKDPDAAHTVTIDYAGFTPSTAAPTVSILTNGATGITTSQSGSATSRTLPAYSLTTLVLRPAGATAGRPSAPGQPTASGITDRAATITWPAATPGGSPIAKYEVYRQNGAVSEQLGETAGTSFTVGNLVPGSRYTVNVLARDTAGRVSWSSPPLTFATGSPTTSACTVRFTTNNDWGNGYIGGVEITNNGTKPITGWTLTWTWPTGWQQVSSGWSATWEQVGTAVRVTPTDDNRQIAAGASVSAGFVGAYSGPNVLPTAFSLNGTVCASG
- a CDS encoding LacI family DNA-binding transcriptional regulator, with the translated sequence MIARLAGVSVPTVSRVINGRSDVAPGTRERVEALLNHHGYRRRTQARRTDAALIDLVFNDLDSPWAVEIIRGVEDVALSSGVGTVVSAIHWRITSAKQWLDNMRTRSTEGVIFVTSMVNPPLQAELRRLHLPVVIIDPAGVDPQESPTIGATNWAGSLSATQYLIGLGHRRIGFIAGPPHLMCSRARMDGYRAALGAAGIPVDEALIRPGNFYHEAGFTSGTHLLALPDPPTAIFASSDQMALGVYEAVRKRGLRVPDDISVVGFDDLPEVRWCSPPLTTIRQPLAEMGMLAARTVLRLASGEKTESPRIELATELVIRDSTRPPRPPGA
- a CDS encoding carbohydrate ABC transporter permease, translating into MTAMASRAQRTRSVVLHLVCIAVGVLIVVPVYFGVLGGFKDNGQLSSNPLGWPDPWVPNYLEILGNGVFWRQLGNSLLIAVSSTLIVVGSAAMAAFVFARYAFRGREFLVTLFAIGLMFPFAVAILPLFVLLRSVGLLDNPLGVILPQAAFGLPITIIILRQFFRTIPAEVEEAAVLDGCSAFGFFWRVLLPMARPALATVSVLAIVTSWNNFMLPLVVFSDQSWWTLPVGVQAFQGQYADDTARVLAYVVLSMLPALGFYAVAERQLIGGLTGSVKG